From Mobula hypostoma chromosome 8, sMobHyp1.1, whole genome shotgun sequence, the proteins below share one genomic window:
- the LOC134351050 gene encoding MOB kinase activator 1A: protein MSFLFGNRSNRTFKPKKNIPEGSHQYELLKHAEATLGSGNLRQAVMLPEGEDLNEWIAVNTVDFFNQINMLYGTITEFCTEQSCPVMSAGPRYEYHWADGTNIKKPIKCSAPKYIDYLMTWVQDQLDDETLFPSKIGVPFPKNFMSVAKTILKRLFRVYAHIYHQHFDSVMQLQEEAHLNTSFKHFIFFVQEFNLIDRKELAPLQDLIEKLGSKDR from the exons TGGGAATCGAAGTAATAGAACTTTCAAACCAAAAAAGAACATTCCAGAAGGTTCTCACCAGTATGAGTTGCTAAAGCACGCTGAAGCAACCCTGGGCAGTGGTAATCTTCGTCAGGCTGTTATGTTACCAGAAGGCGAGGATCTTAATGAATGGATTGCCGTCAATA CTGTGGACTTCTTCAACCAAATCAACATGTTATATGGAACAATAACAGAGTTTTGTACGGAGCAAAGCTGCCCTGTtatgtcagcaggaccaag ATACGAATACCACTGGGCTGATGGCACAAACATTAAAAAGCCAATCAAATGTTCGGCTCCAAAGTATATTGATTACCTTATGACATGGGTACAGGACCAGCTTGATGACGAGACCCTATTTCCTTCAAAAATAG GTGTACCCTTTCCTAAAAACTTCATGTctgtggccaagaccattctGAAGCGGCTGTTCAGGGTCTATGCTCACATTTACCACCAGCATTTTGACTCTGTGATGCAGCTGCAGGAAGAAGCTCACCTCAACACTTCCTTCAAGCACTTCATCTTTTTTGTTCAG GAATTTAATCTGATTGACAGGAAAGAACTTGCTCCTCTTCAAGATCTAATTGAAAAACTTGGATCGAAAGACAGATGA